The Agromyces mariniharenae genome includes a window with the following:
- the thrC gene encoding threonine synthase, with protein MNQPTPKPWSRQWRGVIREYADRLDVTDATPVVTLGEGGTPLLPAPALSRRTGADVWVKFEGMNPTGSFKDRGMTMAVTKAVERGAKVVICASTGNTSASAAAYATHAGITAAVLVPEGKIAMGKLSQAIAHDAELIQVQGNFDDCLDIARDLAENYPVHLVNSVNNDRIEGQKTAAFEVVEVLGDAPDFHFIPVGNAGNYTAYTRGYREDITAGNATRLPRMFGFQAAGSAPIVRGEPVRDPDTIASAIRIGNPASWELALQARDESDGYFGAIEDDRILEAQRILSAEVGIFVEPASAISVAGLLERSAAGVVPQGARVVLTVTGHGLKDPQWALRTADGSDVQPTVVPVDTAQVAQVLGLTS; from the coding sequence GTGAACCAGCCCACCCCCAAGCCGTGGTCGCGCCAGTGGCGCGGCGTCATCCGCGAGTACGCCGACCGCCTCGACGTGACGGATGCCACGCCGGTCGTCACCCTCGGCGAGGGCGGCACGCCGCTGCTGCCGGCGCCGGCGCTCTCGCGTCGCACGGGCGCCGACGTCTGGGTGAAGTTCGAGGGCATGAACCCCACGGGCTCGTTCAAGGACCGCGGCATGACCATGGCCGTGACGAAGGCCGTCGAGCGCGGCGCGAAGGTCGTGATCTGCGCGTCGACCGGCAACACGTCGGCGTCGGCCGCCGCCTACGCCACGCACGCGGGCATCACGGCCGCGGTGCTCGTGCCCGAGGGCAAGATCGCCATGGGCAAGCTCAGCCAGGCCATCGCGCACGACGCCGAGCTCATCCAGGTGCAGGGCAACTTCGACGACTGCCTCGACATCGCCCGCGACCTCGCCGAGAACTACCCGGTGCACCTCGTCAACTCGGTGAACAACGACCGCATCGAGGGCCAGAAGACGGCCGCGTTCGAGGTCGTCGAGGTGCTCGGCGACGCGCCCGACTTCCACTTCATCCCGGTCGGCAACGCGGGCAACTACACCGCGTACACGCGCGGCTACCGCGAGGACATCACCGCGGGCAACGCCACGCGCCTGCCCCGCATGTTCGGCTTCCAGGCCGCGGGCTCCGCGCCCATCGTGCGCGGCGAGCCCGTGCGCGACCCCGACACGATCGCGAGCGCCATCCGCATCGGCAACCCCGCGTCGTGGGAGCTCGCCCTGCAGGCGCGCGACGAGTCCGACGGCTACTTCGGCGCGATCGAGGACGACAGGATCCTCGAGGCGCAGCGCATCCTCTCGGCCGAGGTCGGCATCTTCGTCGAGCCCGCGTCGGCGATCTCGGTCGCGGGCCTCCTCGAGCGCTCGGCCGCGGGCGTCGTCCCGCAGGGCGCGCGCGTGGTGCTCACCGTCACGGGGCACGGCCTGAAGGACCCGCAGTGGGCCCTCCGCACCGCCGACGGCTCCGACGTGCAGCCCACCGTCGTGCCGGTCGACACGGCGCAGGTCGCCCAGGTCCTCGGACTCACCTCATGA
- a CDS encoding homoserine dehydrogenase, which produces MIEYRSIRVGLLGAGSVGSQVARLLLEHSDELTQRIGARLELVGIAVRDPDARRDADLPRDLFTTDAESLILGSDIVIELMGGLEPARTLVLAAIASGADVVTGNKALLATHGPELFAAAQQVGAQLSYEAAVGGAIPIIRPLRDSLAGDRIDRILGIVNGTTNFILDRMDTTGASLEDALATATELGYAEADPTADIGGYDAAQKAAILASLAFHTSVPVDAVHREGITGVTAAQVESAQRAGFVVKLLAICERLVDDETGEEGVSARVYPALVPRSHPLAAVHGANNAVFVEAAAAGPLMFYGAGAGGVQTASAVLGDLVAIARRHVIGGPGTAESTHAELPALDIGKITTRYAITLEVADEPGVLERIAHVFAEHGVSVEQLQQTVSSATERATLVIGTHEAKESALAETVAALAQSPVVASVASVLRVEGAV; this is translated from the coding sequence ATGATCGAGTACCGCTCCATCCGCGTCGGCCTCCTCGGCGCCGGATCCGTCGGCTCGCAGGTGGCCCGGCTCCTGCTCGAGCACTCCGACGAGCTCACGCAGCGCATCGGCGCGCGCCTCGAGCTCGTCGGCATCGCCGTGCGCGACCCCGACGCCCGCCGCGACGCCGACCTGCCGCGCGACCTGTTCACGACCGACGCCGAGTCGCTCATCCTGGGCTCCGACATCGTGATCGAGCTCATGGGCGGCCTCGAGCCGGCCCGCACGCTCGTGCTCGCCGCCATCGCCTCGGGGGCCGACGTCGTCACGGGCAACAAGGCGCTCCTCGCCACGCACGGCCCGGAGCTGTTCGCCGCGGCGCAGCAGGTGGGCGCGCAGCTCTCCTACGAAGCGGCCGTCGGCGGCGCCATCCCCATCATCCGGCCCTTGCGCGACAGCCTCGCCGGCGACCGCATCGACCGCATCCTCGGCATCGTCAACGGCACGACGAACTTCATCCTCGACCGCATGGACACGACGGGCGCGTCGCTCGAGGACGCCCTCGCCACGGCGACCGAGCTCGGCTACGCCGAGGCCGACCCGACCGCCGACATCGGCGGCTACGACGCCGCGCAGAAGGCGGCGATCCTCGCCAGCCTGGCGTTCCACACGAGCGTGCCCGTCGACGCGGTGCACCGCGAGGGCATCACGGGCGTCACCGCCGCGCAGGTCGAGTCGGCACAGCGCGCCGGCTTCGTCGTGAAGCTCCTCGCGATCTGCGAGCGGCTCGTCGACGACGAGACGGGCGAGGAGGGCGTCTCCGCCCGCGTCTACCCGGCGCTCGTGCCGCGCAGCCACCCCCTCGCCGCGGTGCACGGCGCGAACAACGCCGTCTTCGTCGAGGCCGCCGCGGCCGGCCCGCTCATGTTCTACGGCGCCGGCGCCGGCGGCGTGCAGACCGCGTCCGCCGTGCTCGGCGACCTCGTCGCCATCGCCCGCCGCCACGTCATCGGCGGCCCCGGCACGGCCGAGTCGACCCACGCGGAGCTGCCGGCGCTCGACATCGGGAAGATCACGACCCGCTACGCGATCACGCTCGAGGTGGCCGACGAGCCCGGCGTGCTCGAGCGCATCGCGCACGTCTTCGCCGAGCACGGCGTCTCGGTCGAGCAGCTCCAGCAGACCGTCAGCAGCGCGACGGAGCGGGCTACGCTGGTCATCGGGACGCATGAGGCGAAGGAGTCCGCGCTCGCCGAGACCGTCGCCGCCCTCGCACAGAGCCCCGTCGTCGCATCCGTCGCGTCCGTCCTCCGAGTCGAAGGAGCAGTGTGA
- the thrB gene encoding homoserine kinase, with translation MTSATVAPDSGVAASVVGRTVHVKVPATSANLGPGFDTLGLALARYDELEIEATDAATHDIQVHGVGAGEVPLDETHLVVRAIAHTFDRAGVPLPSLRLVAHNAIPHGRGLGSSGAAIVAGVMAAKGLLSGIVEFSPDDLLELATELEGHPDNVAPALFGGLTIAWTTPDGPRHKKLIVHRGVSPLVLVPEHEMSTALARSLQPESVPHEDAVFNVSRSALLVAALIQSPELLLQATEDKLHQNYRAQAMPETDRLIRVLRAAGHPAVVSGAGPSILVLASDPSERADAIRLVEESAETAWQALPLAVDFLGATVVDVER, from the coding sequence ATGACCAGCGCGACCGTCGCCCCCGACTCGGGCGTCGCGGCATCCGTCGTCGGCCGCACCGTGCACGTGAAGGTGCCCGCCACCTCGGCGAACCTCGGCCCAGGCTTCGACACGCTCGGCCTCGCGCTCGCGCGTTACGACGAGCTCGAGATCGAGGCGACGGATGCCGCGACCCACGACATCCAGGTGCACGGCGTGGGCGCCGGCGAGGTGCCGCTCGACGAGACGCACCTCGTGGTGCGCGCCATCGCGCACACGTTCGACCGCGCGGGCGTGCCGCTGCCCTCGCTGCGACTCGTCGCCCACAACGCGATCCCGCACGGGCGCGGCCTCGGCTCGTCGGGCGCCGCCATCGTGGCGGGGGTCATGGCGGCGAAGGGCCTCCTCTCGGGCATCGTCGAGTTCTCGCCCGACGACCTGCTCGAGCTCGCCACCGAGCTCGAGGGGCACCCCGACAACGTCGCCCCCGCGCTCTTCGGCGGGCTCACGATCGCGTGGACGACGCCCGACGGGCCCCGCCACAAGAAGCTCATCGTGCACCGGGGCGTCTCGCCGCTCGTGCTCGTGCCCGAGCACGAGATGTCGACCGCGCTCGCGCGCTCGCTGCAGCCCGAGTCGGTGCCGCACGAGGACGCGGTGTTCAACGTCTCGCGGTCGGCGCTGCTCGTCGCGGCGCTCATCCAGAGCCCCGAGCTGCTCCTGCAGGCGACGGAGGACAAGCTGCACCAGAACTACCGCGCCCAGGCCATGCCCGAGACCGACCGGCTCATCCGGGTGCTGCGCGCCGCGGGGCATCCGGCCGTCGTGTCGGGTGCGGGCCCGTCGATCCTGGTGCTCGCGAGCGACCCGAGCGAGCGGGCCGACGCGATCCGCCTCGTCGAGGAGTCGGCCGAGACGGCATGGCAGGCGCTGCCGCTCGCGGTGGACTTCCTCGGGGCGACGGTCGTCGACGTCGAGCGGTAG
- the lysA gene encoding diaminopimelate decarboxylase: MASTAAVPGWLRVPDDPNALAPQVWPGRAHRDADGRLVIGGVPATDLAARFGTPLYVVDEADARARAARILAAFEAAAASVGTTVTVYYAGKAFLSGAIVRWVTEAGLSVDVCTGGELAVALAAGADPARIGFHGNNKSVAEIERAVGAGVGAIIIDSEVEVERVADAAARAGRVQRVRLRVNSGVHASTHEFLATAHEDQKFGVSLDRAVEIGTRIRSHPSLDLLGLHCHIGSQIFDSAGFAESAERLLTAHAELARVAPLPELNLGGGFGIAYTSADDPTPIEEIALGIAEAVASGCRDRGVPVPKLAFEPGRSIIGPAGVTLYTVGTVKPVPLDGGTWRHYVSVDGGMSDNARTALYGADYTVRLAGRVSDEPPALVRVAGKHCESGDIVVDADYLPHDVAPGDLVAVAATGAYCWSLANNYNHVPRPPVVAVRDGEARVIVHGETEADLLARDAGLEASAGLEGTPA, translated from the coding sequence GTGGCATCCACCGCAGCAGTTCCCGGCTGGCTCCGCGTGCCCGACGACCCCAACGCCCTGGCGCCCCAGGTGTGGCCCGGGCGCGCGCACCGCGACGCCGACGGCCGCCTCGTGATCGGCGGCGTCCCGGCCACCGATCTCGCCGCCCGGTTCGGCACGCCCCTCTACGTCGTCGACGAGGCCGACGCGCGGGCGCGCGCGGCGCGCATCCTGGCCGCGTTCGAGGCGGCCGCGGCATCCGTCGGCACGACCGTGACGGTCTATTACGCGGGCAAGGCGTTCCTCTCCGGCGCCATCGTGCGCTGGGTGACCGAGGCCGGCCTGTCGGTCGACGTGTGCACGGGTGGCGAGCTCGCCGTTGCGCTGGCGGCGGGCGCCGACCCCGCGCGCATCGGCTTCCACGGCAACAACAAGTCGGTCGCCGAGATCGAGCGCGCCGTCGGCGCCGGCGTGGGCGCGATCATCATCGACTCCGAGGTCGAGGTCGAGCGGGTGGCGGATGCCGCGGCGCGCGCCGGTCGCGTGCAGCGGGTGCGCCTGCGCGTGAACAGCGGCGTGCACGCCTCGACGCACGAGTTCCTCGCCACCGCGCACGAAGACCAGAAGTTCGGCGTCTCGCTCGATCGCGCGGTCGAGATCGGCACGCGCATCCGGTCGCACCCGTCGCTCGACCTGCTCGGGCTGCACTGCCACATCGGCTCGCAGATCTTCGACTCGGCGGGCTTCGCCGAGTCCGCCGAGCGCCTGCTCACCGCGCACGCCGAGCTCGCGCGCGTCGCGCCGCTGCCCGAGCTCAACCTCGGCGGCGGCTTCGGCATCGCCTACACCTCGGCCGACGACCCGACGCCCATCGAGGAGATCGCGCTCGGCATCGCCGAGGCCGTCGCGAGCGGATGCCGCGACCGCGGCGTGCCCGTGCCGAAGCTCGCGTTCGAGCCCGGTCGCTCGATCATCGGCCCGGCCGGCGTCACGCTCTACACCGTCGGCACGGTGAAGCCCGTGCCGCTCGACGGCGGCACCTGGCGTCACTACGTCTCGGTCGACGGCGGCATGAGCGACAACGCCCGCACCGCCCTCTACGGCGCCGACTACACGGTGCGCCTCGCGGGGCGCGTCTCCGACGAGCCGCCCGCGCTCGTGCGCGTCGCGGGCAAGCACTGCGAGTCGGGCGACATCGTCGTCGACGCCGACTACCTGCCGCACGACGTCGCACCGGGCGACCTGGTGGCGGTCGCCGCCACGGGCGCCTACTGCTGGTCGCTCGCGAACAACTACAACCACGTGCCCCGGCCGCCGGTCGTCGCCGTGCGCGACGGGGAGGCCCGGGTGATCGTGCACGGCGAGACCGAGGCCGACCTGCTCGCCCGCGACGCCGGGCTCGAGGCATCCGCCGGCCTGGAAGGGACCCCTGCATGA
- the epsC gene encoding serine O-acetyltransferase EpsC: MPILRTFREDLATARSHDPAARSDLEVFLAYSGLHAIWSYRLAHRLWVAGWRLPARLVSQLVRFLTGIEIHPGATIGRRFFIDHGMGVVIGETSIVGDDVMLYHGVTLGGKAPRHTPPGTKRHPTLQDGVTVGAGAKILGDIVIGAWSAVGANAVVTKPAPPHSLLVGVPASVRPLSHATADAARGVHDWHI; encoded by the coding sequence GTGCCCATCCTCAGGACGTTCAGGGAAGACCTCGCGACCGCTCGCTCGCACGATCCCGCTGCGCGGAGCGATCTCGAGGTCTTCCTCGCGTATTCGGGGCTGCACGCCATCTGGTCGTACCGGCTCGCGCACCGGCTCTGGGTCGCCGGTTGGCGGCTGCCGGCGCGGCTCGTGTCGCAGCTCGTGCGGTTCCTGACCGGCATCGAGATCCACCCCGGCGCCACGATCGGCCGGCGCTTCTTCATCGACCACGGCATGGGCGTCGTCATCGGCGAGACGTCGATCGTGGGCGACGACGTGATGCTCTACCACGGCGTCACGCTCGGCGGGAAGGCGCCGCGCCACACGCCGCCCGGCACGAAGCGCCACCCGACGCTGCAGGACGGCGTCACGGTCGGCGCCGGCGCGAAGATCCTCGGCGACATCGTCATCGGCGCCTGGAGCGCGGTCGGCGCGAACGCCGTGGTGACCAAGCCCGCTCCCCCGCACTCGCTCCTCGTGGGCGTGCCGGCGAGCGTCCGCCCACTCTCGCACGCGACCGCCGACGCCGCCCGCGGCGTGCACGACTGGCACATCTAG
- the prfA gene encoding peptide chain release factor 1: MFESVQALLAEHGELQQELADPALHADAARAKKVNRRYAELSRIVAAHDAWQQAGDDLEAARELAKEDDAFAEEIPDLEEGLAQSQERLRRLLIPRDPDDGRDIIMEIKGGEGGAESALFAADLLRMYIQYAQSKGWKTELLERNESDLGGYKDVQVAIKSNASDPSQGVWAHLKYEGGVHRVQRVPVTETQGRIHTSTTGVLVFPEVDEPEEVDINQNDLKIDVYRSSGPGGQSVNTTDSAVRITHLPTGIVVSMQNEKSQLQNREAAMRVLRARLLARQQEELAAAASDARKSQIRSMDRSERIRTYNFPENRIADHRTGYKAYNLDQVMNGALDPIIDSAIQADEEARLADLAAE, translated from the coding sequence ATGTTCGAGTCCGTCCAGGCCCTGCTCGCCGAGCACGGCGAGCTCCAGCAGGAGCTCGCCGACCCGGCGCTGCACGCCGACGCCGCGCGCGCGAAGAAGGTGAACCGGCGCTACGCCGAGCTCAGCCGCATCGTCGCCGCGCACGACGCGTGGCAGCAGGCGGGCGACGACCTCGAGGCCGCCCGCGAGCTGGCCAAGGAGGACGACGCGTTCGCCGAGGAGATCCCCGACCTCGAGGAGGGGCTCGCGCAGTCGCAGGAGAGGCTGCGTCGGCTCCTCATCCCGCGCGACCCCGACGACGGCCGCGACATCATCATGGAGATCAAGGGCGGCGAGGGCGGCGCGGAGAGCGCCCTCTTCGCGGCCGACCTGCTGCGCATGTACATCCAGTACGCGCAGTCGAAGGGGTGGAAGACCGAGCTCCTCGAGCGGAACGAGTCCGACCTCGGCGGCTACAAGGACGTGCAGGTCGCGATCAAGTCGAACGCCTCCGACCCGTCGCAGGGCGTCTGGGCGCACCTCAAGTACGAGGGCGGCGTGCATCGCGTGCAGCGCGTGCCGGTGACCGAGACCCAGGGCCGCATCCACACGTCGACGACGGGCGTGCTCGTGTTCCCCGAGGTGGACGAGCCCGAGGAGGTCGACATCAACCAGAACGACCTCAAGATCGACGTCTACCGCTCGTCGGGACCCGGCGGCCAGTCGGTGAACACGACCGACTCCGCGGTGCGCATCACCCACCTACCCACGGGCATCGTGGTCTCGATGCAGAACGAGAAGTCCCAGCTGCAGAACCGCGAGGCGGCGATGCGCGTGCTGCGCGCGCGGCTCCTCGCGCGCCAGCAGGAGGAGCTCGCGGCCGCGGCATCCGATGCCCGCAAGTCGCAGATCCGCTCGATGGACCGCTCGGAGCGCATCCGCACGTACAACTTCCCCGAGAACCGCATCGCCGACCACCGCACGGGCTACAAGGCGTACAACCTCGACCAGGTGATGAACGGCGCGCTCGACCCGATCATCGACTCGGCGATCCAGGCCGACGAGGAGGCCCGCCTGGCCGACCTCGCCGCCGAGTGA
- a CDS encoding DUF2993 domain-containing protein, with translation MTQAVPSTDAAGTPPRRRNRAARVWITVLVILGVLVALAVVADLVVRNVAEQRVAEQLEQNLPEGVEGDVQVRLGGFSVIAQYLSGSMDQVELSAPELTVNGVPIAVHVEAQDVPPGLDAPVGRATATIQATEAAVNSLIEVPDVQGDVVLGDGAVAYSDSVRVLGLPIDYTVTARPTAAGDTVLLEPTGVEVGAGGGAIDVSGLVDRLMGDDPIPVCVAEYLPEGVEVQQITVEPGSATVTLGATGISLDEQSLATRGSCG, from the coding sequence GTGACGCAGGCGGTTCCGTCGACGGATGCCGCGGGGACGCCCCCGCGGCGGCGGAACCGCGCCGCCCGCGTGTGGATCACGGTGCTCGTGATCCTGGGCGTGCTCGTCGCGCTCGCCGTCGTCGCCGACCTCGTCGTGCGCAACGTCGCCGAGCAGCGCGTCGCCGAGCAGCTCGAGCAGAACCTGCCAGAGGGCGTCGAGGGCGACGTGCAGGTGCGCCTCGGCGGGTTCTCCGTCATCGCGCAGTACCTCTCGGGGTCGATGGACCAGGTCGAGCTCTCGGCGCCCGAGCTCACCGTGAACGGCGTGCCCATCGCGGTGCACGTCGAGGCGCAGGACGTGCCGCCGGGGCTCGACGCGCCCGTCGGCCGGGCGACCGCCACGATCCAGGCGACGGAGGCGGCGGTCAACTCGCTCATCGAGGTCCCCGACGTGCAGGGCGACGTGGTGCTCGGCGACGGCGCCGTCGCCTACTCCGACTCCGTGCGGGTCCTCGGGCTGCCGATCGACTACACGGTCACCGCGCGGCCGACGGCGGCCGGCGACACCGTGCTCCTCGAGCCCACTGGAGTCGAGGTGGGGGCGGGCGGCGGCGCCATCGACGTCTCGGGGCTCGTCGACCGACTCATGGGCGACGACCCCATCCCGGTCTGCGTCGCCGAGTACCTGCCAGAGGGCGTCGAGGTGCAGCAGATCACGGTCGAGCCCGGCTCGGCGACCGTCACGCTCGGCGCGACCGGCATCAGCCTCGACGAGCAGAGTCTCGCGACGCGCGGCAGCTGCGGCTGA
- the rho gene encoding transcription termination factor Rho, with protein sequence MTNGTDHADVSVANRTRLNGLKVAELQELAASLGIAGASKRRKGELVELISAHQDGAEAPALVDQALLTVEPTSAAPAAEAPEAPAADAPAVEAPAAPEAPAEAPTASAPAEAPAAEAAPAESTDAAADAAPATAPPARQGRQPRRATSATTAAAQHVNAGGAGVPLVPTDAEAREAARAAVREELAAATGEGARNGQPAEGEGEQPAEQPRQGRGRNRGRRGGDRAERGGDDQQKPAEERQGRQAAQGGKGDEQGGRPARERQAEGDGKQQGEGRGQQQQARGDQQQAEGEGGRRSRYRDRKRRGQGTGDDLEPEILDDDVLIPIAGILDVLDNYAFVRTTGYLPGPSDVYVSLGQVKKYNLRKGDAVVGSIKQPRDGESNSRQKYNALVKVDSVNGQTPEESAARVEFQKLTPLYPAERLRMETEPVKLTQRIIDLIAPIGKGQRGLIVSPPKAGKTIVLQQIANAIAINNPEVHLMVVLVDERPEEVTDMQRTVKGEVIASTFDRPAEDHTTVAELAIERAKRLVELGHDVVVLLDSITRLGRAYNLAAPASGRILSGGVDASALYPPKRFFGAARNIENGGSLTILATALVETGSKMDEVIFEEFKGTGNSELRLSRQLADKRIFPAVDVNASSTRREEMLLSPDEVKITWKLRRALAGLEQQQALEAVLGRLKETQSNVEFLMLMQKSMPVANGAAHSHGHETDHR encoded by the coding sequence GTGACCAACGGAACCGACCACGCCGACGTGAGCGTGGCGAACCGCACCCGCCTGAACGGCCTCAAGGTCGCCGAGCTCCAGGAGCTCGCCGCCTCGCTCGGCATCGCAGGTGCCTCGAAGCGCCGGAAGGGAGAGCTCGTGGAGTTGATCTCGGCCCACCAGGACGGCGCCGAGGCGCCCGCGCTGGTCGACCAGGCCCTCCTGACCGTCGAGCCGACGTCCGCTGCTCCCGCCGCCGAGGCGCCCGAGGCGCCCGCCGCCGACGCTCCGGCCGTCGAGGCGCCCGCTGCGCCCGAGGCGCCTGCTGAGGCTCCCACCGCCTCGGCTCCGGCTGAGGCTCCCGCCGCCGAGGCCGCTCCGGCCGAGTCGACGGATGCCGCGGCCGACGCGGCGCCCGCCACCGCGCCGCCCGCGCGCCAGGGCCGCCAGCCCCGCCGTGCGACGAGCGCCACCACGGCCGCCGCGCAGCACGTGAACGCCGGCGGAGCCGGCGTCCCGCTCGTCCCCACCGACGCCGAGGCCCGCGAGGCCGCCCGCGCCGCCGTGCGCGAGGAGCTCGCGGCCGCCACCGGCGAGGGCGCCCGCAACGGGCAGCCCGCCGAGGGCGAGGGCGAGCAGCCCGCAGAGCAGCCCCGCCAGGGCCGCGGCCGCAACCGCGGCCGCCGCGGCGGCGACCGCGCCGAGCGTGGCGGCGACGACCAGCAGAAGCCCGCCGAGGAGCGCCAGGGCCGCCAGGCCGCCCAGGGCGGCAAGGGCGACGAGCAGGGCGGTCGTCCCGCCCGCGAGCGCCAGGCCGAGGGCGACGGCAAGCAGCAGGGCGAGGGCCGCGGCCAGCAGCAGCAGGCGCGCGGCGACCAGCAGCAGGCCGAGGGCGAGGGCGGCCGTCGCAGCCGCTACCGCGACCGCAAGCGTCGCGGCCAGGGCACCGGCGACGACCTCGAGCCCGAGATCCTCGACGACGACGTGCTCATCCCGATCGCGGGCATCCTCGACGTGCTCGACAACTACGCCTTCGTGCGCACGACGGGCTACCTCCCGGGCCCGAGCGACGTCTACGTCTCGCTCGGCCAGGTGAAGAAGTACAACCTGCGCAAGGGCGACGCGGTCGTCGGCTCGATCAAGCAGCCGCGCGACGGCGAGTCGAACAGCCGCCAGAAGTACAACGCGCTCGTCAAGGTCGACTCGGTCAACGGCCAGACGCCCGAGGAGTCGGCTGCGCGCGTCGAGTTCCAGAAGCTCACGCCGCTGTACCCGGCGGAGCGGCTGCGCATGGAGACCGAGCCCGTCAAGCTCACGCAGCGCATCATCGACCTGATCGCACCGATCGGCAAGGGCCAGCGCGGCCTGATCGTCTCGCCGCCCAAGGCCGGCAAGACGATCGTGCTGCAGCAGATCGCCAACGCCATCGCGATCAACAACCCCGAGGTCCACCTCATGGTCGTGCTCGTCGACGAGCGCCCCGAAGAGGTCACCGACATGCAGCGCACGGTGAAGGGCGAGGTCATCGCCTCGACCTTCGACCGCCCGGCTGAAGACCACACGACGGTCGCCGAGCTCGCCATCGAGCGCGCCAAGCGCCTCGTCGAGCTGGGCCACGACGTGGTCGTGCTGCTCGACTCGATCACCCGCCTTGGCCGCGCGTACAACCTCGCGGCGCCGGCCTCGGGCCGCATCCTCTCGGGCGGCGTCGACGCTTCGGCGCTCTACCCGCCGAAGCGGTTCTTCGGCGCGGCGCGCAACATCGAGAACGGCGGCTCGCTCACCATCCTCGCCACGGCGCTCGTCGAGACCGGGTCGAAGATGGACGAGGTGATCTTCGAGGAGTTCAAGGGCACCGGCAACTCCGAGCTGCGCCTCTCGCGCCAGCTCGCCGACAAGCGGATCTTCCCGGCCGTCGACGTGAACGCGTCGTCGACGCGTCGCGAGGAGATGCTGCTCTCGCCCGACGAGGTCAAGATCACCTGGAAGCTGCGTCGCGCCCTCGCGGGCCTCGAGCAGCAGCAGGCCCTCGAGGCGGTGCTCGGCCGGCTCAAGGAGACCCAGTCGAACGTCGAGTTCCTCATGCTCATGCAGAAGTCGATGCCGGTGGCCAACGGCGCGGCGCACTCGCACGGGCACGAGACCGACCACCGCTGA
- the cysK gene encoding cysteine synthase A, producing MAQVFDNITEVFGRTPLVRLNRVTDGAEATVLAKLEFYNPSASVKDRLGIGIVDAAEAAGALQPGGTIVEGTSGNTGIALAMIGAARGYRVIIAMPETMSKERRALLRAYGAELVLTPGGEGMKGAVARAEQIAAETPGAVLAKQFENQANVEIHRLTTAEEVWNDTDGGVDIFVSGIGTGGTITGVGQVLKERKPEVQVVGVEPAESPILNGGQPGPHKIQGIGANFVPEILDRQVYDEIIDVNIDQSVATARRLGIEEGILGGISSGATVYAATQLAKRPENAGKTIVVIVASYGERYLSTVLYEGLLD from the coding sequence ATGGCCCAGGTCTTCGACAACATCACCGAGGTCTTCGGTCGCACGCCCCTCGTGCGGCTGAACCGCGTGACCGACGGCGCCGAGGCGACCGTGCTCGCCAAGCTCGAGTTCTACAACCCGAGCGCGAGCGTGAAGGACCGCCTCGGCATCGGCATCGTCGACGCCGCCGAGGCGGCCGGCGCGCTCCAGCCCGGCGGCACCATCGTCGAGGGCACGAGCGGCAACACCGGCATCGCGCTCGCCATGATCGGCGCCGCCCGCGGCTACCGGGTCATCATCGCGATGCCCGAGACCATGTCGAAGGAGCGCCGCGCGCTGCTGCGCGCCTACGGCGCCGAGCTCGTGCTGACGCCGGGCGGCGAGGGCATGAAGGGCGCCGTCGCGCGCGCCGAGCAGATCGCGGCCGAGACGCCCGGGGCGGTGCTCGCGAAGCAGTTCGAGAACCAGGCCAACGTCGAGATCCACCGGCTCACCACCGCCGAGGAGGTCTGGAACGACACCGACGGCGGCGTCGACATCTTCGTGTCGGGCATCGGCACGGGCGGCACCATCACGGGCGTCGGCCAGGTGCTCAAGGAGCGCAAGCCCGAGGTGCAGGTCGTCGGCGTCGAGCCGGCCGAGTCGCCCATCCTCAACGGCGGCCAGCCCGGCCCGCACAAGATCCAGGGCATCGGCGCCAACTTCGTGCCCGAGATCCTCGACCGCCAGGTCTACGACGAGATCATCGACGTGAACATCGACCAGTCCGTCGCGACCGCGCGCCGCCTCGGCATCGAGGAGGGCATCCTCGGCGGCATCTCGTCGGGCGCCACGGTCTACGCCGCGACGCAGCTCGCGAAGCGCCCCGAGAACGCCGGGAAGACCATCGTGGTCATCGTCGCGAGCTACGGCGAGCGGTACCTGTCCACGGTCCTGTACGAAGGTCTGCTTGACTGA